In Lonchura striata isolate bLonStr1 chromosome 14, bLonStr1.mat, whole genome shotgun sequence, one genomic interval encodes:
- the LOC144247115 gene encoding uncharacterized protein LOC144247115, which translates to MDSLTEQRLTSPNLPAPHLEHYSVLHCTMTLDVQTVVVFAVIVVLLLVNVILMFFLGTR; encoded by the coding sequence ATGGACAGTCTTACAGAGCAGAGGTTGACTTCTCCAAATCTGCCAGCCCCACACCTCGAACACTACAGTGTTCTGCATTGCACCATGACCTTGGATGTTCAAACGGTGGTCGTTTTTGCAGTGATTGTGGTGCTATTGCTTGTGAATGTCATACTCATGTTCTTCCTGGGCACTCGTTAA